One stretch of Mustelus asterias chromosome 21, sMusAst1.hap1.1, whole genome shotgun sequence DNA includes these proteins:
- the LOC144509254 gene encoding zinc finger and BTB domain-containing protein 8B-like, translating to MEITSYHTKLLGELNEQRKQDFFCDCSIIVEGRIFKAHRNILFANSGYFRALLIHYIHDSGRPSTASLDIVTSEAFSIILDFLYSGKLNLCSKNVIEVMSAASYLQMTDVVSFCKLYIRSSLDICVKDEKDDNCNHVENGNNVAAFGDAVSFCRNQCPNPVSSIQQQESSPDNNQGITWNECNSYHPIDLAQKDQDNLSPEKLHSASLSKLPEPKVEFDEDEVESVDRFRQFTSSATDQAEERLQSAPAMEIAYENYQMKQFLEVLLRTGNVQRKEDLIQHFSRGARSEDGGGTFSNMMDVQSDWYGEDAGNGIIVPKKIYKCPFCTYTAKQKGILKRHMRSHTGERPYPCETCGKRFTRLEHLRSHALSVHRSNRPIVCKGCRRTFTSNLQHGARRFGLCDSCTCVMTTNEETSPVNLSQTEQVLETQEKEDKDATWPVYIESSEENESAGDNVDDKQQIQRSLTDGEGFI from the exons ATGGAGATCACATCATATCACACTAAACTTCTGGGAGAACTAAATGAACAGCGGAAGCAGGACTTCTTCTGTGACTGCAGCATTATTGTGGAGGGGAGGATCTTCAAAGCTCACCGGAATATTCTGTTTGCTAATAGTGGCTATTTCAGAGCCTTGCTCATTCACTATATCCACGATAGTGGGCGtcccagcactgcctccctggacaTTGTCACATCTGAGGCCTTTTCCATTATACTGGACTTCCTTTATTCTGGAAAGCTGAACCTTTGCAGTAAGAATGTTATTGAAGTTATGTCAGCAGCTAGTTACCTGCAGATGACTGATGTAGTCAGCTTTTGCAAGTTGTACATCAGATCCTCTCTTGATATCTGTGTGAAAGACGAGAAGGATGATAACTGTAATCATGTGGAGAATGGGAATAATGTAGCAGCCTTTGGAGATGCAGTGTCTTTTTGTAGGAATCAATGTCCAAATCCTGTTTCATCAATTCAACAGCAAGAATCAAGCCCTGACAATAATCAAGGcataacctggaatgagtgcaaTTCTTATCATCCTATAGACCTTGCACAGAAAGATCAGGACAACCTTTCTCCAGAGAAACTTCACTCTGCATCGCTTTCTAAACTTCCAGAACCTAAAGTTGAGTTTGATGAGGATGAAGTAGAATCAGTTGATAGGTTCCGGCAGTTTACATCATCTGCTACTgaccaggctgaggagaggcTGCAGTCTGCCCCAGCTATGGAAATAGCCTATGAAAATTATCAGATGAAACAGTTTTTAGAGGTTTTATTGAGGACAGGGAACGTACAGCGGAAAGAGGATCTGATACAGCACTTTTCCCGAGGTGCGCGTTCAGAGGATGGAGGGGGCACCTTCTCCAATATGATGGATGTACAGAGTGATTGGTATGGGGAGGATGCAG GGAATGGAATAATTGTGCCAAAAAAGATCTACAAGTGCCCGTTTTGCACCTACACAGCTAAACAGAAAGGCATCCTAAAACGACACATGCGCTCACACACTGGTGAGCGCCCATACCCTTGCGAGACCTGTGGAAAAAGATTCACCAGACTTGAGCATCTCCGAAGCCATGCTTTAAGT GTACATCGTTCGAACAGACCAATTGTCTGCAAAGGATGCAGGAGAACATTTACCAGCAACCTGCAGCACGGTGCAAGGCGGTTTGGCCTCTGCGATAGCTGCACGTGTGTAATGACCACCAACGAGGAGACTTCACCGGTCAATCTGAGCCAGACTGAGCAGGTTTTGGAAACCCAGGAGAAGGAGGACAAAGATGCCACCTGGCCTGTGTACATAGAATCAAGTGAGGAGAATGAGTCTGCTGGAGACAATGTGGATGACAAGCAGCAGATTCAGAGAAGCTTGACAGATGGTGAAGGATTTATTTAG